A stretch of Vigna angularis cultivar LongXiaoDou No.4 chromosome 4, ASM1680809v1, whole genome shotgun sequence DNA encodes these proteins:
- the LOC108332097 gene encoding scarecrow-like protein 1: MSLVRSADVRPGLSSQIFGPDKHRSMYMTDSYSSESYEKYFNDSQTEELIEPSNSSISESSIPPDVASSYQLTASSEASVVANNPFDCSFMSTVTHDVYEANYGSDLMENGSLDSRENDGLMSLKLQALERALLDDSEAEEEELEEEDIFEAVQSMEIDPDIAEWSDSMQNMVLHDSPKEYSSSDSSISSIISSTKEISQISQTPRQLLYECAIALSEGNEEEGSSMINNLRQMVSIQGEPSQRIAAYMVEGLAARLAESGKSIYKALRCKEPPSSDRLAAMQILFEVCPCFKFGFIAANNAITEAVKDDMNIHIIDFDINQGSQYINLIQTLASRSSKPPYVRLTGVDDPESVQRSVGGLKNIGQRLEKLAEALGLPFEFRAVASRTSIVTPSMLNCSPGEALVVNFAFQLHHMPDESVSTVNERDQLLRLVKSLNPKLVTVVEQDVNTNTTPFLPRFVEAYNYYSAVFESLDVTLPRESQDRMNVERQCLARDIVNVVACEGEDRIERYEVAGKWRARITMAGFTSSPMSTNVTDEIRNLIKVMYCDRYKIKEEMGALHFGWEDKNLIVASAWKLPR, translated from the coding sequence ATGTCATTAGTTAGGTCTGCTGATGTTAGACCAGGCTTGTCCTCTCAAATTTTTGGTCCTGATAAGCATAGGAGCATGTACATGACAGATTCTTACTCCAGCGAGAGTTATGAGAAGTACTTCAATGACTCTCAAACAGAAGAACTGATAGAACCATCTAACTCCAGCATCTCTGAAAGTTCAATCCCCCCTGATGTGGCCTCTTCTTACCAGCTTACGGCCAGTTCAGAAGCTTCTGTGGTTGCCAATAACCCATTTGATTGTTCTTTCATGTCCACAGTTACACACGATGTTTATGAGGCAAACTATGGATCAGATTTGATGGAGAATGGAAGCCTCGATTCCCGTGAAAATGATGGTCTAATGAGTTTAAAACTACAAGCATTAGAGAGGGCATTGCTTGATGACAGTGAGGCTGAGGAGGAGGAGCTTGAAGAGGAAGACATATTTGAGGCTGTTCAAAGCATGGAAATTGATCCAGACATTGCAGAGTGGTCTGATTCCATGCAGAATATGGTCCTCCATGATTCACCAAAGGAGTACTCTTCTTCAGATTCCAGCATCAGCAGCATCATCAGCAGCACCAAAGAAATATCACAAATTTCTCAGACCCCAAGGCAGCTGCTTTATGAATGTGCTATTGCACTTTCAGAAGGAAACGAAGAGGAAGGATCATCCATGATAAACAATCTCAGACAGATGGTGTCAATTCAAGGAGAGCCTTCTCAAAGAATTGCAGCCTATATGGTTGAGGGGCTAGCAGCTCGCCTAGCGGAATCCGGCAAAAGTATTTACAAAGCTCTGAGATGCAAGGAACCACCTTCTTCAGATCGTCTAGCAGCCAtgcagatactgtttgaggtttgCCCATGTTTCAAATTTGGATTTATTGCTGCTAACAATGCAATTACAGAAGCAGTGAAAGATGACATGAACATTCATATCATAGACTTTGACATCAACCAAGGAAGTCAGTACATTAATCTAATCCAAACACTTGCTTCAAGGTCAAGTAAGCCACCCTATGTTAGATTGACTGGGGTTGATGATCCTGAGTCCGTGCAGCGATCTGTTGGAGGCCTAAAGAACATAGGACAAAGACTAGAAAAACTGGCAGAGGCACTTGGTCTGCCATTTGAGTTCCGAGCAGTGGCATCAAGGACTTCCATTGTCACCCCATCAATGCTCAACTGTAGTCCTGGGGAAGCACTTGTGGTGAACTTTGCATTCCAGCTTCACCACATGCCTGATGAGAGTGTTTCAACAGTAAACGAACGGGACCAACTTCTTCGTTTGGTGAAGAGCTTGAATCCAAAGCTTGTGACAGTTGTGGAGCAAGATGTGAACACAAACACTACCCCCTTCTTGCCTAGATTTGTTGAAGCCTACAATTACTACTCTGCTGTGTTTGAGTCACTTGATGTTACCCTTCCAAGAGAAAGCCAGGACAGGATGAATGTTGAAAGGCAATGCTTGGCCAGAGACATTGTCAATGTTGTTGCATGTGAGGGTGAGGATAGGATAGAACGATATGAAGTGGCAGGAAAATGGAGAGCAAGGATCACAATGGCTGGCTTCACTTCATCTCCAATGAGCACAAATGTGACTGATGAAATCAGAAACCTCATTAAGGTGATGTATTGTGACAGGTACAAGATTAAGGAGGAAATGGGTGCACTTCACTTTGGTTGGGAAGACAAAAACTTGATCGTTGCTTCGGCATGGAAGTTACCAAGATAA